A single region of the Nicotiana sylvestris chromosome 6, ASM39365v2, whole genome shotgun sequence genome encodes:
- the LOC104238426 gene encoding uncharacterized protein: MQDPKNSSQARKAWYQKAMEMASLWKTFAKPSEIPTRNPTLWRSISKSTEISTTTNNSNNRQKLRRCTSLRVATSFTRVCLCAPISSYTEVFQVDHVPPRKSNSYPPIRSKQITISQERIPSGRMSMEGRKIFRGKSLTDDVLMRRFVVEEEAMMQVRRRNQMEVIRRRNSLRRRKKLGPSPLSRMVLAEEN, translated from the exons ATGCAAGATCCAAAGAACTCTTCACAAGCAAG GAAGGCTTGGTACCAAAAAGCAATGGAAATGGCCTCTCTATGGAAAACCTTTGCCAAGCCAAGTGAAATTCCCACAAGAAATCCAACATTATGGAGAAGCATTTCAAAATCAACAGAGATTTCAACCACTACAAATAATTCCAATAATAGACAAAAGCTAAGAAGATGCACCTCTTTAAGGGTAGCAACTTCTTTTACTAGAGTTTGTCTATGTGCACCAATTTCTTCCTATACAGAAGTATTTCAAGTAGATCATGTTCCACCTAGAAAAAGTAATAGTTATCCTCCAATTAGATCAAAGCAAATCACCATTTCACAAGAAAGAATTCCAAGTGGAAGAATGAGTATGGAAGGAAGGAAAATATTTAGAGGAAAATCATTGACTGATGATGTATTAATGAGGAGATTTGTGGTTGAAGAAGAAGCAATGATGCAAGTTAGGAGAAGGAATCAAATGGAAGTTATTAGGAGAAGAAATTCtcttagaagaagaaaaaaacttgGCCCGAGTCCTTTAAGTAGAATGGTTTTGGCTGAGgaaaattga